In Nicotiana tabacum cultivar K326 chromosome 2, ASM71507v2, whole genome shotgun sequence, the following proteins share a genomic window:
- the LOC142167292 gene encoding uncharacterized protein LOC142167292, giving the protein MVGNEVTMLDHNHPLFLQARDAPGLVLIPIKLTGPENYALWSRTMKLAIQGKEKLGFVDRNCVKSKYRGKLAEQWNKCNAIVLSWIGTISSELMPSIVFASDAKKVWNDFQERFDRLNLTRIYHLLMEIAIMRQGTDTVTTYFSKMKDFWDELDILAPLSSCDCEEARPSIEFQLVHMVNFYADNCLSHKK; this is encoded by the coding sequence ATGGTAGGAAATGAGGTAACGATGCTCGATCACAACCATCCACTATTCCTCCAAGCTAGAGATGCACCAGGTTTGGTTCTAATTCCAATTAAACTCACCGGACCTGAGAATTATGCCCTATGGAGTAGAACTATGAAATTAGCCATACAAGGTAAAGAAAAACTAGGATTTGTGGACAGAAATTGTGTGAAGAGTAAATATAGAGGAAAGTTAGCTGAACAGTGGAACAAATGTAACGCTATTGTGCTTTCATGGATAGGTACAATATCGAGTGAATTGATGCCTAGCATAGTATTTGCTTCGGATGCGAAGAAAGTATGGAATGATTTCCAGGAGAGGTTCGATAGATTGAATCTAACAAGAATCTACCATTTGTTGATGGAGATTGCAATAATGAGGCAGGGTACAGACACAGTCACTACTTACTTCTcgaaaatgaaagatttttgggATGAGCTGGACATATTAGCCCCACTGTCTAGCTGTGACTGTGAGGAGGCAAGACCTTCCATTGAATTTCAATTAGTTCACATGGTTAATTTCTATGCCGACAATTGTTTGTCCCACAAGAAATGA
- the LOC142167287 gene encoding uncharacterized protein LOC142167287, with product MAGNEVTMLDHNHPLFLQARDAPGLVLIPIKLTGPENYALWSRTMKLAIRGKEKLGFVDGNYVKSKYRGELAEQWNKCNAIVLSWIGTISSELMPSRVFVSDAKKGTDTVTTYFSKIKDFWDELDILAPLSSCDCEEARPSIEHLKSQRLLQFLMGLNESYSSIRSNILSGRPVFRVNEVCAIVTQEESQSNLGVVDVNNEPLNLLARKAKMVRPKTPGLVCEHCGYKGHLKKNCYKIIGYLADFKSKKKLGQQSSVWQNNNNFKQGQLKEANQSNSGFSSYANNTTG from the exons ATGGCAGGAAATGAGGTAACGATGCTCGATCACAACCATCCACTATTCCTCCAAGCTAGAGATGCACCAGGTTTGGTTCTAATTCCAATTAAACTCACCGGACCTGAGAATTATGCCCTATGGAGTAGAACTATGAAATTAGCCATACGAGGTAAAGAAAAACTAGGATTTGTGGACGGAAATTATGTGAAGAGTAAATATAGAGGAGAGTTAGCTGAACAGTGGAACAAATGTAACGCTATTGTGCTTTCATGGATAGGTACAATATCGAGTGAATTGATGCCTAGCAGAGTATTTGTTTCGGATGCGAAGAAA GGTACAGACACAGTCACTACTTACTTCTcgaaaataaaagatttttgggaTGAGCTGGACATATTAGCCCCACTGTCTAGCTGTGACTGTGAGGAGGCAAGACCTTCCATTGAACACTTAAAATCTCAACGGTTGCTGCAATTTTTGATGGGACTGAATGAGAGTTATAGCAGTATTAGGAGCAATATATTGTCAGGGAGACCTGTTTTTAGAGTGAATGAGGTATGTGCTATTGTTACACAGGAGGAAAGCCAAAGCAATTTGGGTGTAGTTGACGTGAACAATGAGCCCTTGAACCtattggcaagaaaggcaaaaaTGGTTAGACCTAAAACTCCAGGACTAGTGTGTGAACATTGTGGATATAAAGGGCATCTAAAGAAAAATTGCTACAAAATTATTGGTTATCTAGCAgattttaaaagcaagaaaaagtTGGGGCAACAGAGTAGTGTGTGGCAAAAtaacaacaacttcaaacaaGGACAGCTCAAAGAAGCAAATCAGAGCAACAGTGGGTTCAGTTCCTATGCCAACAACACAACAGGGTAA